Proteins encoded together in one Telopea speciosissima isolate NSW1024214 ecotype Mountain lineage chromosome 6, Tspe_v1, whole genome shotgun sequence window:
- the LOC122664237 gene encoding glutamate decarboxylase isoform X1 gives MVLSKTTLESDVSIHSTFASRYVRTSLPRYKMPENSTPKEAAYQIINDELMLDGNPRLNLASFVTTWMEPECDKLMMASINKNYVDMDEYPVTTELQNRCVNMIANLFNAPLGDSEAAVGVGTVGSSEAIMLAGLAFKRKWQNKRKAEGKPYDNPNIVTGANVQVCWKKFARYFEVELKEVKLREGYYVMDPDKAVEMVDENTICVAAILGSTLNGEFEDVKRLNDLLVEKNKQTGWDTAIHVDAASGGFIAPFLYPELEWDFRLPLVKSINVSGHKYGLVYAGIGWAIWRSKEDLPEELIFHINYLGTDQPTFTLNFSKGSNQVIAQYYQLIRLGYEGYKNVMENCRENMIVLSEQLEKTGRFNIVSKDNGVPLVAFSLKDNRPYNEFQISDMLRRFGWIVPAYTMPPDAQHVTVLRVVIREDFSRTLAERLVLDIEKVLHDLDSLPAKISVNLAVESKEKNGCCNGRVVVKKTALETQREITTAWMKLVMEKKTNGVC, from the exons ATGGTTCTCTCAAAGACTACATTGGAGTCCGATGTCTCCATCCATTCCACCTTCGCTTCCCGATACGTCAGGACTTCCCTTCCGAG GTATAAGATGCCGGAGAATTCGACACCAAAAGAAGCGGCGTATCAGATCATCAACGACGAACTGATGCTGGATGGGAACCCAAGACTGAATCTGGCCTCCTTCGTCACCACCTGGATGGAACCTGAGTGCGATAAACTCATGATGGCCTCCATTAACAAGAACTACGTCGACATGGACGAGTACCCTGTCACCACCGAGCTTCAG AATCGATGCGTCAACATGATAGCAAATCTATTTAATGCTCCACTTGGGGATTCAGAAGCTGCTGTTGGTGTTGGAACTGTTGGTTCGTCGGAGGCGATAATGCTTGCAGGTCTTGCTTTCAAGAGGAAATGGCAGAACAAGAGGAAGGCTGAGGGCAAACCCTACGATAACCCTAACATTGTCACCGGAGCAAATGTTCAG GTCTGCTGGAAGAAATTTGCAAGGTATTTTGAAGTTGAGCTGAAGGAGGTGAAGCTTAGGGAAGGCTACTATGTGATGGACCCTGATAAAGCCGTCGAAATGGTTGATGAGAACACCATCTGTGTCGCCGCTATTTTGGGTTCGACCCTCAACGGAGAGTTCGAAGATGTCAAGCGATTGAATGATCTCTTGGtagaaaagaacaaacaaactgG ATGGGATACCGCAATTCATGTTGATGCAGCTAGTGGTGGATTCATTGCACCATTCCTTTACCCAGAGCTTGAATGGGACTTCCGTTTGCCGTTGGTTAAGAGCATCAATGTTAGTGGCCACAAATACGGTCTTGTCTATGCCGGTATTGGTTGGGCCATCTGGAGGAGCAAGGAAGACTTGCCTGAAGAACTCATCTTCCACATCAATTACCTTGGAACTGACCAGCCCACCTTCACCCTCAACTTCTCTAAAG GTTCCAATCAAGTTATTGCTCAGTATTATCAACTAATTCGCTTGGGTTATGAG GGCTACAAGAATGTCATGGAGAACTGCAGGGAAAATATGATAGTGCTAAGTGAACAATTGGAGAAGACTGGGAGGTTCAACATCGTCTCAAAGGACAATGGTGTCCCACTTGTGGCGTTCTCTCTTAAGGACAACAGACCGTACAACGAGTTCCAGATTTCGGACATGTTGAGAAGGTTTGGGTGGATTGTGCCGGCTTACACAATGCCACCGGACGCACAGCATGTAACAGTCCTTCGTGTTGTGATCCGAGAAGATTTCTCTCGCACCCTTGCCGAGCGACTTGTGTTGGACATCGAGAAGGTACTGCATGATCTTGACAGTCTACCGGCCAAGATATCGGTCAACTTGGCAGTGGAGAGTAAAGAGAAGAACGGGTGTTGTAATGGACGTGTTGTAGTGAAGAAGACTGCTTTGGAGACACAAAGGGAGATCACTACTGCATGGATGAAGTTGGTTATGGAGAAGAAGACTAACGGCGTTTGCTAG